The genomic DNA CCGTGTCCCCATGGGGAAACGGCTGACGATGTCCGTGTCCACCGGCCCCTCGTGCGAGACGATGCCGTGCTCCTGGTTGGCGGCCGACAGCAAATAGCCCTCGAGGGGTTGTCCATCCAGGGTGCAGACCTGGCCGTAGCCGTAGTCGCGTTGCTGCCTGGCCGTGCCCGTGTCGCGGCTCATCGCCATCCAGCCCGCATCGACGATGGCCCAGCCCTTGTCGGCCTGGTGACCGATGACGGTGGTGAGCACGCTCAGCGCGATGTCCTCTTCGCTGCACACGCCGACATTGCGCATCACCAGATCGAAGAACACGTAGACGCCGGCGCGCAGTTCGGTCACGCCTTCCAGCGATCTGGCCTCCAGCGCCGTCGGCGTGGACCCCACCGAGACGACGGGGCACGGCAGCCCCGCGTCGCGCAGCCGCTCTGCGGCCCGCACGCAGCCGGCGCGCTCCTGCTCGGCCAGGTTCGCGATCGCCTGCGGCGTGTTCAGCTCATAGCTGGACCCCGCATGCGTCAGCACGCCAGCCAGACGCATGCCGCCCTCGTGCAGCACGCGGCCCACTTCCAGCAGACGCTTGTCTTCCGGCTCGATGCCGGAGCGATGGCCATCCGTGTCGATTTCGACGAGCACTTCGAAGGCATGCTCGTGTTCGCGGCCGAAGTCGACGATGGCCTGCGCGCCTTCGACGCTGTCGGTCAGGATCTGAAGCGCGCAGCCTCGCTGGCGCAAGGCCAGCGCATGGGCCAGCCGGTGCGGCGCCATGCCGACGGCATAGAGGATGTCGGCGACGCCTTGCGAGAAAAACTGTTCGGCCTCCTTCAAGGTCGAGACGGTGATGCCGCTCGCACCGGCATCGCGCTGCGCTGCGACCACGTGGGCGCATTTGGTGGTCTTGACGTGCGGGCGAAGGCGCACGCCCAGCGCATCGGCGCGTGCCTGCATGCGTGCGATGTTGTGCTGCATCCGCCGCAGCGAAATGAGGGCCGCGGGCGTGTCCAGAGTGGCGAGAGTGTCTTGCATGGTGTTCGCTTCAGTCGAGGTAGTCGCCCTTGGCCTTGAGCGCCGGTACGTCCTCTCGGATGCCACGCGCGATGAGGCCGCTGACGGCGGCGGGCGTGGTATCGGCGGGCTTCGGCAGCTCGACGCCCAATCCTTCCATCTGTTGGCGCAGCGCGGTGTCGGCAACCGCATATTGCAAGGCGATGGTCAACCGGGCCAGCACGGACTGCGGCGTGCCGCGCGGGGCGAAGAATGCGTTCCAGGAGCGCACATCCAGCGGATAGCCGGCTTCGGTTGCCGTGCCGGTCCGGGGCAACTGCGCCAGGCGGGTCTTCGACAGAACGGCGATGGCCTTGATGCGCCCGCCGGCAATCTGCGGCAGCGCGGTCGTGGTCTGGTCGCACATGAAATCGGTCTGGCCGCCCATGAGGTCGTTGGCTGCGGGAGCCACGCCCTTGTAGGGGATGTGGGTGACGTTCTGACCGATGGACGACAGCAGCAGCACGCAGCCGTAGTGCGAGATGGAGCCGACACCCGCGCTCCCGTACGAGGCCTTGTCCTTGTTCTTCGCCACCCAGGCAACGAACTCGCGCAGGTTGCCAGCCGGAAGGTCGGCACGGGCCAGGAGCAGCATGGGCGCCGCGCCCGCAGGACCGATCGGCGCGAAATCCGCAACAGGGTCATAGGCGAGCTTCTTGTAGAGGGCGACGTTGGCCACATGCGTGCCGATGCCTCCGAAGGCGATGGTGTAGCCATCTGCGTTGGCCTTGATGGCCTTGGTCAGCCCGATGACACCGTTGGCGCCTCCCAGGTTCTCGATGACGATCGGCTGGCCCAGGTTCTCCCCCATCTTCTGTGCCACGGCACGTGCCAGCGCATCGCTGGGGCCGCCGGCCGGGAACGGAACGATCAGAGTCACCGCATGGGTGGGGAACGCTGTAGCGGCCATGGCGGCCGGTGCGGTCAACAAAGTGGCACACAAGGCCGCAAGGCCGGCGATCAGGCGTATCGAGAGTTTCATGGCAATGTCGTGAATGGAAAAGAGGCGATCAGGAAGCGGCAAGGTGGAAGGTCCGCAGCCATGCCAGCGCGCCCTCCAGCGTGGGCGATTCAGTCTCTGCGAGCGGTGCGCCCTGGGGACGCGGCAACCCCACGCGGTTGTGCCAGTAAGTCCGCAATCCGACGCTGGCGGTGCCGAACATGTCGTAGCCCGACCCGGCAACGAATGCGGCGTCTCGTGGCGCCAGGCCCAGCCGATCCAGCGCCAGCCGGTAGGGCCGAGGGTCCGGCTTGTAGAAGCCCGCTTCCTCGGAGCTGACAACCACGTCCCAGTCGATGCCCAACCGGGCTGCGGCACGCGCGCCCAACGCGCGCGAGCAGTTGGTCACCACGCCCAGCTTGCAGTACGGCTCGAGCGCCCGCAGGAGTTCGGTCGCCCCGCTCCAGACAGGCAGTTCATCCCAATGGTCTTCCAGCAACTCGGGTGCACGTGCGGGCAGCCCCACGGTGGCGGCGGCTTGGCGCACGAGGTCTTCGTAGGGCACGTAAGCGCCGCAGCCATACGTCAGCCGCAGGTATTCCGCGCGCCAACGACGGCCCAGGGGTTCGGAGCCCGCAGCAGCGTTCCAGACGCTCCAGGAGTCGAGCAGCGCGGTGAGCAGATCGAACAGCACGGCGCGGGGGTAATGGTCGCCCGTGGCGACGGCGGTGGAGGCATCTTGCATGCGGCCACTGTAGGTCCGGCAACCGCTTTGCGTTCTTCACTCTTGCGTCATCAATAGTTAAGATGAAGTGAACAATGCAGATCGAAGACCTCCGACTGGCCGCCGCGCTGCTGCGCGAACGCTCGCTCAGTGCCGCAGCGCGTTCGCTGGGCGTGACGCCCCCGGCCTTGTCGATGCGGCTGCGCAAGCTGGAAGCGACACTCGGCCTGGCCTTGGCCCATCGCACCGCGCGCAAGTTGCAGTTGACCTCCGAAGGCGAACGGTTCGGCCGCGAGGCGTACGAGCTTCTGCAGAAGTTCGACAGCCTGCGCGAATCCCTGCAGTCCGAGGACAAGCGGCTGACGGGCACGCTGAGAATCGCCGCGCCTTTCGGGTATGGACGCACGCATGTCGCGCCGGTGCTCTCCCGCTTCTCGCGCTTGCACCCCGGCTTGCGCCTGCAACTCGACCTGCGCGAGACCCCCTGGCCGGACCGGCACGATTCCGATGCCGTGGTGCACGTCGGGACGGTCAGGGACTCATCCTGGGTGGCGCATCCCCTGGCAGCCAACGAGCGATGGCTGTGCGCGAGTCCTGCCTATCTCCGCGAGCACGGCACGCCGCACAGCCCTTCGGACCTGGCCTACCACTCGTGCATCTGCATCCGCGAGAACGACGAGGACATGGCGCTGTGGCACGTGCGCTCCGTCGGCGGCACCCGCAAAGGCGAGACCCTTCGCATCACCCCCGCGTTCATCACCAACGATGGCAGCGTGGCGCGGCAGTGGGCAGAGGACGGCATGGGCCTCGTGCTGCGTTCGCAGTGGGATGCGGCTGGGGCGGTCGCGGCCGGGCGCCTGGAGCGCGTGATGGCTGACTGGACCTTCGGTGCCGCTCCGGTGGTGGTGCTCGTGCCGACGCGCAAGGGCCGCAGCGCTCGGACGCAGGCCTTCGTCAGTTTCTTGGTGGAAGCGGCATCGGCGACCGAGACTTGAAGTCGCAATGCCATGGGCGGCAGGATGGCGTCACCGCTTCGAGTAGATGGAAAGCTCATGGGTCTCGCGCACGGCATCGAGGTCACGAACGGCCGTGACGCGCTCGATGGCCGCGATATACGCGGACGGAAGTCCGCATTGCCTGGCGCCGTGCAACACGTGATGCATATACCAAGTGAAAGGTCTCAACGCGGCGTCCTTCCTGGTTGCCAGGTAGGTCAGCGCCGAGGCGACGCCTGAGTCGGTATCCACGCCGATTTCGAAG from Variovorax sp. PBL-E5 includes the following:
- a CDS encoding LysR family transcriptional regulator, which produces MQIEDLRLAAALLRERSLSAAARSLGVTPPALSMRLRKLEATLGLALAHRTARKLQLTSEGERFGREAYELLQKFDSLRESLQSEDKRLTGTLRIAAPFGYGRTHVAPVLSRFSRLHPGLRLQLDLRETPWPDRHDSDAVVHVGTVRDSSWVAHPLAANERWLCASPAYLREHGTPHSPSDLAYHSCICIRENDEDMALWHVRSVGGTRKGETLRITPAFITNDGSVARQWAEDGMGLVLRSQWDAAGAVAAGRLERVMADWTFGAAPVVVLVPTRKGRSARTQAFVSFLVEAASATET
- a CDS encoding tripartite tricarboxylate transporter substrate-binding protein gives rise to the protein MKLSIRLIAGLAALCATLLTAPAAMAATAFPTHAVTLIVPFPAGGPSDALARAVAQKMGENLGQPIVIENLGGANGVIGLTKAIKANADGYTIAFGGIGTHVANVALYKKLAYDPVADFAPIGPAGAAPMLLLARADLPAGNLREFVAWVAKNKDKASYGSAGVGSISHYGCVLLLSSIGQNVTHIPYKGVAPAANDLMGGQTDFMCDQTTTALPQIAGGRIKAIAVLSKTRLAQLPRTGTATEAGYPLDVRSWNAFFAPRGTPQSVLARLTIALQYAVADTALRQQMEGLGVELPKPADTTPAAVSGLIARGIREDVPALKAKGDYLD
- a CDS encoding DSD1 family PLP-dependent enzyme; this encodes MQDTLATLDTPAALISLRRMQHNIARMQARADALGVRLRPHVKTTKCAHVVAAQRDAGASGITVSTLKEAEQFFSQGVADILYAVGMAPHRLAHALALRQRGCALQILTDSVEGAQAIVDFGREHEHAFEVLVEIDTDGHRSGIEPEDKRLLEVGRVLHEGGMRLAGVLTHAGSSYELNTPQAIANLAEQERAGCVRAAERLRDAGLPCPVVSVGSTPTALEARSLEGVTELRAGVYVFFDLVMRNVGVCSEEDIALSVLTTVIGHQADKGWAIVDAGWMAMSRDTGTARQQRDYGYGQVCTLDGQPLEGYLLSAANQEHGIVSHEGPVDTDIVSRFPMGTRLRIWPNHACATGAQFPEYHALAEDGSVQTWKRFHGW
- a CDS encoding HAD family hydrolase; amino-acid sequence: MQDASTAVATGDHYPRAVLFDLLTALLDSWSVWNAAAGSEPLGRRWRAEYLRLTYGCGAYVPYEDLVRQAAATVGLPARAPELLEDHWDELPVWSGATELLRALEPYCKLGVVTNCSRALGARAAARLGIDWDVVVSSEEAGFYKPDPRPYRLALDRLGLAPRDAAFVAGSGYDMFGTASVGLRTYWHNRVGLPRPQGAPLAETESPTLEGALAWLRTFHLAAS